One genomic segment of Candidatus Latescibacterota bacterium includes these proteins:
- the uvrA gene encoding excinuclease ABC subunit UvrA, whose translation MDTIRIRGARENNLRNLDLDLPRQRLVVISGPSGSGKSSLLFDTLYAEGQRRYVESLSTYTRQFLERLRRPELDALEGIGPAVAIRQQNSVQHGRSTVATYTEIADFLRVLFARAGTLHCPRCGAVVEREEPSVLAERLLTRHPDRLVQLAFPHRVGASQSGEQVREILLARGYSRARVAGSVTRLEDAPAEGLAEGPLPVVVDRLRLDPESRSRLAEALETAFREGDGRLLVLDERGDELSRHAEGAICGNCDLELPEPRPSFFSFQLAEGACPDCRGYGNQLEFDRHKLVPQPSLSLAEGALAPWASPRFARFQQRALEFSRVVGIPTKRPWAELSAAQQQLLIEGGRGFKGVLPWLESLRGKSYKKYARFYSRRFMAERICETCGGSRLRPEVRQVRLGEWTLPDLYRLSLGEVAEALGALALDAPAHGVERVLEELEARLHFLLHMGLHYLGLDRATRTLSGGEFQRIHLANALGSHLTDTLYALDEPTVGLHPRDTDRLLTTLLALRDAGNSVMVVEHDLEVIRRADQLVDLGPGSGARGGEVVYQGPVSELATVSPDHPSATLRCLAGVEPLGFIDRRRRPSRGSIVLEGVTKHNLVDVSAEFPLGRLVVVTGVSGSGKSTLVSDVLVQALSSPDGPRPGDPWKRLRGADRLHGFRVVDQSPVGKSPRSNPATYLGAFQFIRELYAQAAREQRLRLGAEHFSFNSKEGRCPECKGLGSVKLEMVFMADLYVPCEACGGTRFRPESLAVRYKGRSIAEALDMTVDEAIQFFAGHHALGERLWMLHRVGLGYLRLGQGASTLSGGESQRLKIARELASAGSERNLYILDEPTTGLHPLDVRQLLAVFQRLLKAGHSLIVVEHNLQVIMAADVVLDLGPEGGSGGGRIVAQGDPAAIAGTPASITGRYLAPMLAAQAAETDLEDEEEDA comes from the coding sequence ATGGACACCATCCGCATCCGGGGCGCTCGGGAGAACAACCTGCGCAACCTGGACCTCGACCTGCCGCGGCAGCGCCTGGTGGTCATCTCCGGACCCAGCGGCTCCGGCAAGAGCAGCCTGCTCTTCGACACGCTCTACGCCGAGGGCCAGCGGCGCTACGTGGAAAGCCTGTCCACCTACACGCGGCAGTTCCTCGAGCGGCTGCGTCGGCCCGAGCTCGACGCCCTGGAGGGCATCGGGCCGGCCGTGGCCATCCGCCAGCAGAACAGCGTGCAGCACGGCCGCTCCACCGTGGCCACCTACACCGAGATCGCCGACTTCCTGCGCGTGCTCTTCGCGCGCGCGGGCACGCTGCACTGCCCGCGCTGCGGGGCGGTGGTGGAGCGCGAGGAGCCGTCGGTGCTGGCCGAGCGTCTGCTGACCCGCCACCCCGACCGCCTGGTCCAGCTCGCCTTTCCCCACCGCGTCGGCGCGAGCCAGAGCGGTGAGCAGGTGCGGGAGATCCTGCTCGCCCGCGGCTACAGCCGCGCGCGGGTGGCCGGGAGCGTGACACGTCTCGAGGACGCCCCCGCCGAGGGCCTGGCCGAGGGGCCGCTGCCCGTCGTCGTGGATCGCCTGCGCCTGGACCCCGAGTCGAGAAGCCGGCTGGCCGAGGCCCTGGAGACGGCCTTCCGCGAAGGCGACGGCCGCCTGCTCGTGCTGGACGAGCGCGGCGACGAACTCTCGCGCCACGCCGAGGGGGCCATCTGCGGGAACTGCGATCTCGAGCTGCCGGAGCCGCGGCCGTCCTTCTTCTCGTTTCAACTCGCGGAGGGCGCGTGCCCGGACTGCCGCGGCTACGGCAACCAGCTCGAGTTCGATCGCCACAAGCTGGTGCCGCAGCCCTCGCTGAGCCTGGCCGAGGGCGCGCTCGCGCCCTGGGCGTCGCCGCGTTTCGCGCGCTTCCAGCAGCGGGCGCTGGAGTTCAGCCGCGTGGTGGGCATCCCCACCAAGCGGCCCTGGGCCGAGCTGAGCGCGGCGCAGCAGCAGCTGCTGATCGAGGGCGGCCGCGGCTTCAAGGGCGTGCTCCCCTGGCTGGAGTCGCTGCGGGGCAAGTCCTACAAGAAGTACGCGCGCTTCTACTCGCGACGCTTCATGGCCGAACGGATCTGCGAGACCTGCGGCGGCAGCCGCCTGCGGCCCGAGGTGCGTCAGGTGCGCCTGGGCGAGTGGACGCTGCCCGACCTCTATCGCCTCAGCCTGGGCGAGGTCGCCGAGGCGCTGGGGGCGCTCGCGCTGGACGCCCCCGCGCACGGCGTGGAGCGCGTGCTGGAGGAACTCGAGGCGCGCCTCCACTTCCTGCTGCACATGGGGCTGCACTACCTGGGACTCGATCGCGCCACGCGCACGCTCTCCGGGGGCGAGTTCCAGCGCATCCACCTGGCGAACGCGCTGGGCAGCCATCTCACCGACACGCTCTACGCCCTGGACGAACCCACCGTGGGCCTGCACCCGCGGGACACGGACCGCCTGCTCACCACGCTGCTCGCCCTGCGGGACGCGGGCAACAGCGTGATGGTGGTGGAGCACGATCTCGAGGTGATCCGCCGGGCCGACCAGCTCGTCGACCTGGGCCCGGGCAGCGGCGCGCGCGGGGGCGAGGTGGTCTATCAGGGCCCGGTGTCCGAGCTGGCGACGGTGTCGCCCGATCACCCCTCGGCCACGCTGCGCTGCCTCGCGGGCGTCGAGCCGCTGGGCTTCATCGACCGGCGCCGGCGGCCGTCGCGGGGCAGCATCGTGCTCGAGGGCGTGACCAAGCACAACCTCGTGGACGTGAGCGCGGAGTTCCCGCTGGGCCGCCTGGTGGTGGTGACCGGCGTCAGCGGCTCGGGCAAGAGCACGCTGGTGTCGGACGTGCTCGTGCAGGCGCTGTCGAGTCCCGACGGTCCGCGGCCCGGCGATCCGTGGAAGCGCCTGCGCGGCGCGGACCGCCTCCACGGCTTTCGCGTGGTGGACCAGAGCCCGGTCGGCAAGAGCCCGCGCAGCAATCCGGCCACCTATCTCGGCGCCTTCCAGTTCATCCGCGAGCTCTACGCCCAGGCGGCGCGCGAGCAGCGGCTGCGTCTGGGCGCGGAGCACTTCTCCTTCAACAGCAAGGAAGGGCGCTGCCCCGAGTGCAAGGGCCTGGGCTCCGTGAAGCTGGAGATGGTCTTCATGGCCGATCTCTACGTGCCCTGCGAGGCCTGCGGCGGCACGCGCTTCCGTCCCGAGTCCCTGGCCGTGCGCTACAAGGGGCGGAGCATCGCCGAGGCGCTGGACATGACGGTGGACGAGGCCATCCAGTTCTTCGCCGGCCATCACGCGCTCGGCGAGCGGCTCTGGATGCTCCACCGCGTGGGGCTCGGCTACCTGCGTCTGGGCCAGGGCGCGAGCACGCTGTCCGGCGGCGAGAGCCAGCGGCTCAAGATCGCGCGCGAGCTGGCCTCGGCCGGCAGCGAGCGGAACCTCTACATCCTCGACGAGCCCACCACCGGCCTGCACCCGCTCGACGTGCGCCAGCTGCTGGCCGTCTTCCAGCGGCTGCTGAAGGCGGGGCACTCGCTGATCGTCGTCGAGCACAACCTGCAGGTGATCATGGCGGCCGACGTGGTGCTGGACCTGGGGCCGGAGGGGGGCAGCGGCGGCGGGCGCATCGTGGCCCAGGGGGACCCGGCCGCCATCGCGGGGACGCCGGCGTCCATCACCGGGCGCTATCTCGCGCCCATGCTGGCCGCCCAGGCTGCGGAGACGGACCTCGAGGACGAGGAGGAGGACGCATGA
- the galE gene encoding UDP-glucose 4-epimerase GalE: MKILVIGGAGYIGGAFVRAALSAGHTPLVLDNLSTGHRDAVPEGVAFTAGDLRERRALDPLLAEAEAVVHFAAKSIVSESMADPVGYYRENLGGFLALLEGLERSGPRPLVFSSSAAVYGQGEGRPLVEDAPCRPVNPYGGTKLAMEQTLVHAAGRLGLRYFSLRYFNAAGGVPGHGERHDPETHLIPLALEAAQGRRTLTLYGDDYPTPDGSCIRDYIHIADLAEAHLAALERLAATEGDDPSGPVNLGTGHGQSVKEVLACVERVTGRPLPVSVGPRREGDPALLVAAVDRAAERLGWRARRPDLDDIVGSAWEWQQGRGIADT; this comes from the coding sequence ATGAAGATCCTGGTGATCGGCGGCGCGGGCTACATCGGCGGCGCGTTCGTGCGGGCGGCGCTGTCGGCGGGGCACACCCCTCTGGTGCTGGACAACCTGAGCACGGGGCATCGGGACGCGGTGCCCGAGGGCGTGGCGTTCACGGCCGGCGACCTCAGGGAGCGCCGCGCGCTGGATCCGCTGCTCGCCGAGGCGGAGGCGGTGGTGCACTTCGCGGCGAAGAGCATCGTCAGCGAGTCGATGGCGGACCCGGTGGGCTACTACCGCGAGAATCTGGGCGGCTTCCTCGCGCTGCTGGAGGGCCTCGAGCGCTCGGGTCCGCGGCCGCTGGTCTTCTCCTCGTCGGCCGCCGTCTACGGCCAGGGGGAGGGGCGGCCGCTCGTGGAGGACGCTCCCTGCCGCCCGGTGAACCCCTACGGCGGCACGAAGCTCGCCATGGAGCAGACGCTGGTCCACGCCGCGGGCCGCCTGGGCCTGCGCTACTTCTCGCTGCGCTACTTCAACGCCGCGGGCGGCGTGCCGGGTCACGGCGAGCGCCACGACCCCGAGACTCACCTGATCCCGCTGGCCCTCGAGGCGGCGCAGGGCCGCCGGACGCTCACCCTCTACGGCGACGACTACCCCACGCCCGACGGCAGCTGCATCCGCGACTACATCCACATCGCGGACCTGGCCGAGGCCCACCTGGCGGCCCTGGAGCGCCTGGCCGCCACCGAGGGCGACGATCCCAGCGGTCCCGTGAACCTGGGCACCGGCCACGGGCAGTCGGTCAAGGAGGTGCTCGCCTGCGTGGAGCGGGTGACGGGCCGGCCGTTGCCGGTCAGCGTGGGGCCCCGGCGCGAGGGCGACCCCGCCCTCCTGGTGGCGGCGGTGGACCGGGCCGCGGAGCGCCTCGGCTGGCGCGCCCGGCGTCCGGATCTGGACGACATCGTGGGCTCGGCGTGGGAATGGCAGCAGGGACGCGGAATTGCGGACACCTGA
- a CDS encoding Rrf2 family transcriptional regulator, giving the protein MILSRASEYAIRAMVYMAGREADGPVQLKEIAESENIPFHFLAKTMQVLTRIRLVKSFRGPHGGFMLMRPANEIYLYEIVNAFDAISQWDTTCVLGINPCSDDVICPIHDDWKPIKEGIFELFRTRNLESLVGKLEEKRQKLRELGLTG; this is encoded by the coding sequence ATGATTCTCTCGAGAGCGAGCGAGTATGCGATCCGGGCCATGGTGTACATGGCGGGACGTGAAGCGGATGGACCGGTCCAGCTCAAGGAGATCGCGGAGTCCGAGAACATCCCGTTCCACTTCCTCGCCAAGACGATGCAGGTGCTGACGCGGATTCGTCTGGTGAAGTCCTTTCGCGGCCCGCACGGGGGATTCATGCTCATGCGGCCCGCGAACGAGATCTACCTGTACGAGATCGTCAACGCCTTCGATGCGATCAGCCAGTGGGACACGACCTGCGTCCTGGGCATCAATCCCTGCTCGGACGACGTGATCTGTCCCATCCACGACGACTGGAAGCCGATCAAGGAAGGAATCTTCGAGCTCTTCAGGACGCGGAACCTGGAGAGTCTGGTCGGCAAGCTCGAGGAAAAGCGGCAAAAGCTCCGCGAGCTGGGTCTGACGGGCTGA